The Methanobrevibacter sp. sequence TTCCTGGTGAACTTTACCAGCGATGTTCATGGTAGATTCAATAGCTAATTTGAATGGTTCAGGATCAAGGATTCCGGAACCGATGTGGGAATGCATACCTACAGGTTCAAATCCTAATTCCTTAGCCAATTTGTAGATTTCTACAGCTTCGGTTTCCATAATACCAAATTTACTCATTTCCCCCCCTGTAATACAGTGGCCGTGGTGACCCGCACCAACCATAGGGTTTACCCTAAATGAGATTTTCTTGCCGTTAGGATCAATGCTTTCTGCAAGTCTTTTAAGTGCTGAGACAGAGTCAATGTTCAAAATAACATCTTCACTGTTTACATAATCCATTTCATCGTTTCTGATATTGTTACCTGTGAAAAGAATTCTGTCTCCAGAGAATCCCATTTTTTTACATATGTAAACCTCTCCAGGAGATACTGCATCAATACAGCATCCTTCCTCTTCAAGGATTTTGAGAACAGCTATGTTAGTGTTTGCTTTACAAGCATAAAACACTTTGAATTTTGGATAAAATTTAGTGAAAGCATTATAGAATCTGTTATAGTTATCCCTTACTCTTTCTTCATCAATTACATAGATAGGAGTGCCATACTGTTCAACAAGATCACAAGCATCAGCACCGCCAATATCCAAATGGCCTTTATCATTTGTTTTTATATTTAAATCCATTTTAATCCTCCGAGAAAAAAATTTTAATCACGAATAATTATCTGATAATAATCAAAAATAAGTTTTCAATAAATATCTATTTAAACTAATATATAAAATTATTTAAGGAACTAGATTGTCCGACTCAAAAAAATGTGACATTTTATTAATGAAATGAAATCATATAGAATAGTAGGAAATAAAACTTTTTAAAATAAAAAACTAAATACAATGATAAAAATTAGGAGAGGTGATGGAATGAGCAATAAAAGAGATTGGGGATTGACTGTAAGAGGAATAGTTAGAAAAGAAGATAAGATATTGATACTCAGAAGGCATCCAAGTTCAAGAAACAATCCTCAAAAATATGAGCTTCCAGGAGGCAAGGTGGATCCTGGCGAGTTCTTTGATGAAGCTTTGATTAGGGAATTCAAGGAAGAGACAAATCTTGATGTAAATATATTAAGCTTATTTGAGGTAGTGCAAGATGAATTCATAAGCCGCAGAACAAACAGGCCTATTAGCACTCTTCAAATTATGATGAATCTTGAAATTATTGATGGAGAGCTTCAAATAAGCTCAGAACATGACGATTTTAAATGGGCAAGTATGGAAGAACTAAAAGAACTTTATGATGGTGATTTGGTAACTCCTACTTTAAGAAAAACCCTAGAAAAAAGAAATTTTAAGATATGAAAAATTTTAAGATATAAAATAATAAAATAATTAAAAAAAGAAATTTTGAGGTGGAAAAATAAAAACATTATTTTATATTTCTATCCTCTAACTCTTTTTATGACTTCTTTTATGCTTAATCCAAATTGCTTATACACTTGAGAACCTAAAATCATAAAACTGATTATAAACAAAATAATACCAATTAAATAATCAAGCGGACCTGCAAGACCATATTTATTCAATTGAATTATGGAGTATATTGCAGCAATTGCCATTATCCATGCTGTAAGCAATCCTGGAGTATATGGCTTGTCCAATTTATGAATCTTTATTCCTGCAGTATGAATAAATGCCTCAAAGATTGATAAGACAATTGTCATGATGAAGAAAAATACAATATTGTCAAATATGTATCCGAGAGCCAAATAAGCCAATAAGAATAAAAATACGCATAAATTAGCGCTTCCCACATCAAAATCATTTATATCCACTTTCAACTTTTTTAGCATTAGCTTATGAAAGCCTCCCGGCCAGTACTTTTCTTCAACCTCATGTAAAATGAAAAGCACACCGAAGAGATTCATTAATTTTCTCACTATTGAAATGCTATCCCAGTTTAAAAAATCATATATTGTCATAATTGCAACCAATGCAATAAGAATATAAAGATTATATTTTTTTAGAAAATCTATCATGCTTTCCCTCCAATAAATTTTTAA is a genomic window containing:
- the lysA gene encoding diaminopimelate decarboxylase, with protein sequence MDLNIKTNDKGHLDIGGADACDLVEQYGTPIYVIDEERVRDNYNRFYNAFTKFYPKFKVFYACKANTNIAVLKILEEEGCCIDAVSPGEVYICKKMGFSGDRILFTGNNIRNDEMDYVNSEDVILNIDSVSALKRLAESIDPNGKKISFRVNPMVGAGHHGHCITGGEMSKFGIMETEAVEIYKLAKELGFEPVGMHSHIGSGILDPEPFKLAIESTMNIAGKVHQEAGIDFEFIDFGGGVGIPYTPDEELLDLEHFAEENVKLFKEKLDEFDMGEPTLYLEPGRYIVGDASVILVEVNSVKESYRKFIGVDAGFNTLLRPAMYESYHHIVVANKMNEEPTQTVDVAGNVCESGDLFARDRPLPDIEEGDILGILNAGAYGFTMASNYNSRPLPAEILVKNGESFVIREAQTFDDIFEKQSVPEHLK
- a CDS encoding HXXEE domain-containing protein, which translates into the protein MIDFLKKYNLYILIALVAIMTIYDFLNWDSISIVRKLMNLFGVLFILHEVEEKYWPGGFHKLMLKKLKVDINDFDVGSANLCVFLFLLAYLALGYIFDNIVFFFIMTIVLSIFEAFIHTAGIKIHKLDKPYTPGLLTAWIMAIAAIYSIIQLNKYGLAGPLDYLIGIILFIISFMILGSQVYKQFGLSIKEVIKRVRG
- a CDS encoding NUDIX domain-containing protein, coding for MSNKRDWGLTVRGIVRKEDKILILRRHPSSRNNPQKYELPGGKVDPGEFFDEALIREFKEETNLDVNILSLFEVVQDEFISRRTNRPISTLQIMMNLEIIDGELQISSEHDDFKWASMEELKELYDGDLVTPTLRKTLEKRNFKI